The Phragmites australis chromosome 13, lpPhrAust1.1, whole genome shotgun sequence DNA window TTTATGGCTCTAACAACTAGAAGATTAAATTCCAACAAGAtagaaaaattcagctcaagcaTGAAAACGAAAATCGCAACTGATATtaaaaacttgcaaaaaaaagaacaaatagaggaaaactagaagagcagaattcaaacatatgcaaaacataaacttcattattcaaaGAAATCAGCCATAttttatataaattataaagatttttctctcaaaactcacacctattacataggctaagcactcatccttcctctcctctaaaattctCGCACTAGACTGGCACAAGGAgttcaagtggctggttcaaactcttcCATAACTAtacttctctatttatagatataGAAAACTTAACCATAAATTTCCTAGCTTGTTATCAAAATACTCCTCTTAAGTGGCTGGAACGGCCGCGACGCTTTTACAACTTAgtttcgtctcgacgcaagtttTACGATAGTGCCATATACTCCTCTAATCTTCTCACGGTTTGAGGCACAACCGTAAAACCCtccgcacgcttctcaaagtatgactcaccacttgcttacatcttaagTAAGCACTCTGATATCGGCACGTGTACTCCGTTTTGTGATCCTGACCATCGACAAGCCTCTCACACTCCCGATTCTTCGGGTCACGTTGTCACTTGCATCAGCaccccttttgcttgactttatcaatacatcgtcttcatcctctgtttcatactttgctttaCCTCTACGTGTATAATTAGTATCACCCTTGATTCCATttagcctccttgatcgtctgacactaagcacccgcttagccctgatcacccaCTATTGACCGTCAAGTTACATATATCACCTACACGCCacatgagacaaacaaacatatttcttcaactccaactctaactccagTTAATCCATtatcaaaatactcaaaccaagctcaagcaatccaaaacttaaCAAACCAAATTGACAACCTTATCGATCacttatcatatataaatcaagatatatttAAACTTAATTTCTCAGTTTTTTTTCACCATTTTATCCTGCGTGTACATGGCCGGCCACTGCCATGTCTCTTGCCTGCCAAACAGTTAAATTGGTTTCTGCTAATTGGTTCCTACGAATTAGTTGTTGGTGATGATCTTATTTCATAGCAATTATTTGAGACCCATCCATCGTTAACATCCTTGTGTAGTCAAtaattattttagaaaaaagagaaaagtgctctttttaaagaaaaaacactAACAATAAAGGCTGGATAGTCTCTGATCATCGGTAACCTGCTGTGTCCAGAAAACCGCGCTGGGGCTGTGGGTGTTCAGGAGCAAGAGCAGCCCGGTCGACAGCGACAGCCCCCGGGGCGCCTGCAAGGGCTACATCTTCGCGCTGGAGGTCGAAGAGGAGCTCGAGCAATGGCCGGAGCAGGACACCCATGGCAGGCAGTGGGTGAGTCAGCGACGCATCTCTGCGTCTCTTCATCACACACCAAAGCTGCAGCTGCAATCATATGCACCATGTCAACGCCGTTTGCTAGTTCTTGACACTGTTTATGTCATGGCAACAGGTCTCCCCGGCGGACGCGTACCGCCTCTGCCGGTACGACTGGATGCGCGAGGCGCTGTCGGCACTGATGGACCGCCTGCCGGCGATCTCCCACTACCAGCCGGCGGCGAAGGTGAAGCCTGCGCCGGAGTTGAACGAGCACGGTGGCGTGTACATGATGGTGAAGGCAGAAGCAACCGCGGATCGAGCGGTGGCGCTCTGCTGATCAATGCCATGTGGGGCTGTGGGTGGCTGACAGGTGCGAGCTAATTAGCTGCCGCATTTCGACGACGATGAACTTGGCAGTCGGAATCGTCAGATGATCTTGTCCTTCATCATTTTTCTCCATCTCTTTTCCAACTAGTAAAAATTTCTTCTCGGTGCATCTGCAAATGCTTCCTGACAGTGGTGTCTGTGAAAGCTTCAACCCTTATATGGAGGCAGTGCTTGTGGACTTGTGTGATCCACTCAGTGTCCGTGTAACatcctactttacaactaagcttaattatttgaaaatagaaaattttagCAGTATTTTCTCTATAAgacggtataactgaccaaaagagatCACAGATAGACAGTATatgatataaccagcatatatatagaaaccttCACGACGTTGCTAGCGTCGTACCACGACATAAACAAAgcaaacgacagaccaccaaaaacaccacttataacaccggttgagctatcaacatggtgatgaggtagtgtgtgcagctaccaagatccatccccaaaatgcacgtcaacatctaaacatacctgtaaagattTAACAGGaggtgagacgagctcagcaagtaaccactatgaatataaacacatctcacttagttcaaaagtatttgggaaataaacattcttctcacatcaacaagaaaaacacatggttttaaagagaataGCCTTTCAGATCATTTGTCGAGAAAGTAACGACAAACTTCAACGCGGTCTCCCACAAAATATGGCATTCAACCCCTAAAATTCTGTATTctccagatatcataaaaaaaatgtatgaatgccatgatgcaactccatttgagagctggatgatgccaacatctcatgcaactctatgtaccggtacgaatcacgcacgatggcagtgatcggccaccatatgaagtgcataaatacatatgtatgcatgtgaattgatgTCAATTCTTCATTCCTTTTTGAATGGCTcatgataaaaaccacaactgattcatgaagacaaagatacaatccaaatcaataagaaaagcaaGGATTTAAATAATCGAATGCAACGTCATCCATGAtttaaatgaattagaaaagaaaaccatatacttcaattttatttgcaaaaaaaagtaagacat harbors:
- the LOC133888641 gene encoding nudix hydrolase 13, mitochondrial-like; protein product: MASEKKILVARKGRLRQRYDNEYRLVAGCVPYRVRTDGQPEVLMVSAPNRNDLVFPKGGWEDDEDVYQAACREALEEAGVKGTINKTALGLWVFRSKSSPVDSDSPRGACKGYIFALEVEEELEQWPEQDTHGRQWVSPADAYRLCRYDWMREALSALMDRLPAISHYQPAAKVKPAPELNEHGGVYMMVKAEATADRAVALC